Proteins encoded within one genomic window of Scomber japonicus isolate fScoJap1 chromosome 16, fScoJap1.pri, whole genome shotgun sequence:
- the olig4 gene encoding oligodendrocyte transcription factor 4, translating into MDSDAGSTCSRSSSPDLVVDDSPVNFFHNKMFQTYCQENSEAGKGRTEHCGVGGKTKNRSDPNKEEVQDLRLKVNSRERKRMHDLNQAMDGLREVMPYAHGPSVRKLSKISTLLLARNYILMLSSSLEEMKKLVGDVYGGSAAVQSRTAAHPTITSAAPTAHLSLHPLAQSLHSLVGSTPPTLHHTPSTATPAPHSPPSASFLGFHAPVQGLLKDPLHLTGSYRHFPGMPCPCSLCQPLPTTTSTLHSLSMNK; encoded by the coding sequence ATGGATTCTGATGCTGGCTCCACCTGCAGCCGCTCCTCATCCCCAGACCTGGTGGTGGATGACTCTCCTGTGAACTTCTTCCACAACAAAATGTTCCAGACATACTGCCAAGAAAACAGCGAGGCCGGCAAGGGCAGGACAGAGCACTGCGGTGTGGGCGGTAAGACTAAGAACAGGTCTGATCCCAACAAGGAAGAGGTGCAAGACCTGAGACTGAAAGTCAACAGCCGGGAGAGGAAAAGGATGCATGACCTGAATCAGGCTATGGATGGCCTGCGAGAGGTCATGCCCTATGCTCATGGCCCTTCAGTACGCAAGCTGTCAAAGATCTCGACCTTGCTTCTAGCCCGCAACTACATTCTCATGCTGTCCAGCTCTTTGGAGGAGATGAAAAAGTTGGTAGGGGATGTATATGGAGGTAGTGCTGCTGTCCAGAGCCGCACCGCAGCCCACCCCACGATTACCTCTGCGGCACCCACTGCCCATCTCTCACTGCATCCTCTGGCCCAGTCCCTGCACTCTCTGGTGGGCAGCACACCACCTACTCTTCATCATACACCTTCTACAGCGACCCCTGCTCCACACTCACCGCCATCAGCCAGCTTCCTTGGTTTCCATGCTCCAGTCCAGGGCCTTCTGAAGGACCCCCTCCACCTGACCGGCTCCTACAGGCACTTCCCCGGCATGCCCTGTCCCTGCTCCCTCTGCCAGCCTCTGCCGACCACTACCTCCACATTGCACAGCCTGTCTATGAACAAGTGA
- the bsdc1 gene encoding BSD domain-containing protein 1, whose translation MAEGEGWWGGWLQQSFQAVKDKSSEALEFIKRDLTEFSNVVQHDTACSIVATATAVKNKLAVEGSSETSEKVKKSLSSFLGVITDTLAPPPDKTIDCDVITLVATPAGTTEVYDSSKARLYSLQADPATYCNEPDGPPEQFDNWLSGVSLEDKKGEISELLVSSPSIRALYTKMVPAAVAHSEFWQRYFYKVFQLDQEEARRVALKQRAEQSTHTETLGWEEEEEDDFLGTPSSSQFNFTPLSDKSSTQLSTALTAPTGATLLSPALSPSDERDATPSVSSDSVSLPTQVEVRPEPVVTELAKKLTEARVEDVADKTQEEQKAAKSDSTPEAQAEAVAHPEVTCDGVSARASAQASKPEATKEDGPQDLRVFELNSDSGKSTPSNNGKKGSSTDVSEDWEKDFDLDMTEEEVQMALSKIEASGELDEDWENWD comes from the exons ATGGCTGAAGG agAAGGCTGGTGGGGAGGCTGGCTTCAGCAGAGtttccaggccgtcaaagacaAG TCATCTGAGGCCTTAGAATTCATAAAGCGAGACCTGACAGAGTTCTCCAATGTGGTGCAGCATGACACCGCCTGCTCAATTGTGGCCACAGCCACTGCTGTCAAAAACAAACTTGCG GTTGAAGGCTCCTCAGAGACCTCAGAAAAGGTGAAGAAGAGCCTCTCTAGTTTCCTAGGGGTGATAACGGATACACTTGCTCCACCCCCTGATAAAACCATTGACTGTGATGTAATTACGTTGGTGGCAACACCTGCGGGAACTACAGAGGTCTACGACAGTTCTAAG GCACGTCTCTACAGTCTGCAGGCTGACCCTGCCACATACTGCAATGAGCCTGATG GTCCCCCAGAGCAATTTGACAACTGGCTGTCTGGCGTCAGTTTGGAAGATAAGAAAGGAGAAATCTCAGAGCTTTTGGTCAGCAGCCCTTCTATACGAGCCCTTTACACCAAAATG GTGCCAGCAGCTGTAGCCCATTCAGAATTCTGGCAGCGGTATTTTTACAAAGTCTTCCAGTTGGACCag GAGGAGGCGAGGAGAGTGGCCCTGAAGCAGAGAGCAGAACAGAGTACTCACACAGAGACTCTGggctgggaggaggaggaggagg ATGATTTCCTCGGCACCCCGTCATCATCACAATTCAACTTCACGCCCCTGTCAGACAAGAGCTCAACCCAACTGTCCACAGCCTTGACAGCTCCCACAGGAGCAACCCTGCTGAGCCCCGCTCTGTCTCCCAGTGACGAGCGAGACGCCACCCCTTCGGTGAGCAGCGACAGCGTCAGCCTGCCGACGCAGGTTGAGGTGCGGCCAGAGCCTGTCGTCACAGAGCTGGCCAAGAAACTGACAGAAGCTAGAGTGGAAGATGTCGCAGACAAGACGCAAGAAGAGCAGAAGGCGGCAAAGAGTGACTCAACTCCCGAGGCTCAGGCAGAAGCTGTTGCACATCCAGAGGTCACTTGTGATGGGGTGTCAGCGCGTGCTTCTGCCCAAGCCTCAAAACCAGAGGCCACGAAGGAGGACGGGCCCCAGGACCTGAGAGTGTTTGAGCTTAACTCTGACAGCGGAAAGTCTACACCCTCTAATAATGGCAAGAAAG GATCCAGTACTGATGTGAGTGAGGACTGGGAGAAAGACTTTGACCTCGACATGACAGAAGAAGAGGTCCAAATGGCCCTCTCTAAAATTGAAGCTTCTGGGgag CTGGATGAAGATTGGGAGAACTGGGACTGA